In the Sediminibacter sp. Hel_I_10 genome, one interval contains:
- a CDS encoding cytochrome c oxidase subunit 3: protein MDTTVANTGTEGKTWGGGNKPLKASYGKLMMWFFIVSDALTFSGFLAAYGFSRFKFIGSWPIADEVFTHVPFFHGNYPMIYVAFMTFVLIMSSVTMVLAVDAGHHMNKTKVTWYMFLTIIGGLIFVGSQAWEWGTFIKGDYGAVQTKGGNILQFGEYVQKDGETVFKRVAVRDFAANIPGERVQQESKTGVWFMSEGTLPPFTVDEVYSGLEANSNLLVRTQTINEEGEKTILSREESLKQLKANGTLVVEGANLQVNEYGTSLFADFFFFITGFHGFHVFSGVMINIIIFFNVILGTYEKRGSYEMVEKVGLYWHFVDLVWVFVFTFFYLV, encoded by the coding sequence ATGGATACTACAGTAGCAAATACTGGAACAGAGGGAAAAACCTGGGGAGGCGGTAATAAGCCTTTAAAGGCAAGTTATGGTAAATTGATGATGTGGTTTTTTATCGTATCTGATGCCTTAACCTTTTCTGGCTTTTTGGCAGCTTATGGTTTTTCACGATTCAAGTTCATAGGCTCTTGGCCCATCGCTGATGAGGTGTTTACACACGTTCCGTTTTTTCATGGCAATTATCCTATGATTTACGTGGCTTTTATGACTTTTGTCTTGATCATGTCATCTGTAACAATGGTTTTGGCTGTTGATGCCGGACATCATATGAATAAGACCAAAGTCACTTGGTACATGTTCTTAACCATTATTGGTGGTTTGATCTTCGTTGGAAGTCAAGCTTGGGAATGGGGTACCTTTATTAAAGGAGATTATGGCGCAGTACAGACCAAAGGAGGGAATATTCTCCAGTTTGGGGAGTACGTCCAAAAAGATGGTGAGACCGTCTTTAAAAGGGTAGCCGTTCGTGATTTTGCAGCAAACATTCCAGGAGAACGTGTTCAGCAAGAAAGCAAAACAGGAGTTTGGTTTATGAGTGAAGGCACTTTACCTCCATTTACCGTTGATGAGGTTTACAGCGGATTAGAAGCCAACAGCAATCTTTTAGTGAGAACACAAACCATAAACGAAGAAGGAGAGAAGACCATCTTGTCAAGAGAAGAATCTTTAAAGCAACTTAAGGCCAATGGTACTTTAGTAGTTGAAGGGGCGAATCTCCAAGTCAATGAATATGGAACTTCATTATTTGCAGATTTCTTTTTCTTTATCACAGGATTTCACGGGTTCCACGTATTCTCAGGGGTGATGATTAACATCATTATTTTCTTTAATGTTATTTTAGGAACTTATGAAAAACGAGGAAGTTATGAAATGGTTGAGAAAGTTGGATTGTACTGGCACTTTGTAGATTTGGTATGGGTATTTGTATTTACCTTCTTTTACCTTGTTTAA
- a CDS encoding ABC transporter permease: protein MFDLERWQEIFETLSKNKLRTFLTGLSVASGIFILVVLLGFSKGIENGVKSQFEQDATNEVSVWTGVTTKGYKGLNPGRYIQLKNSSFDAVEREFDDYLEYRSKNYMIWGGTVTYNNETGDYRIRGTMPDNQFIENADIGSGRFISQNDLNGRRKVAVIGNKMKQDLFKDEDPIDKNIQIFGVTFKVVGVYFDPGGEREESQVYLPLTTAQMVFNAGEDIRNMSFTVKMADDFDEAVARSNAISLGIEQQLKEIHTVAPDDMSAVRVNNTLEEAQKIYSLIATIQAVFWFVGIGTIIAGIVGVGNIMLIIVKERTKEIGIRKALGAMPMSIVSMVLQEAVFVTMFSGLFGLIFGLGLLELVGPMIDSDFIKYPQVDFNIALTTVILLVIAGAGAGFIPAYRAAKIKPIIALRDE from the coding sequence ATGTTTGATTTAGAACGTTGGCAAGAAATTTTTGAAACCCTAAGTAAAAACAAATTACGTACGTTTTTAACTGGGCTTTCTGTAGCTTCTGGTATCTTTATTTTAGTGGTGTTGCTAGGTTTTAGCAAGGGCATAGAGAATGGCGTAAAATCACAATTTGAACAAGATGCCACTAATGAAGTTTCTGTTTGGACCGGTGTAACTACCAAAGGCTATAAAGGCTTAAATCCGGGACGCTATATTCAGCTTAAAAACTCAAGCTTTGATGCTGTAGAACGAGAGTTTGATGATTATTTAGAATATCGTTCTAAAAACTACATGATTTGGGGAGGCACGGTTACTTATAATAATGAAACAGGTGATTATCGCATTCGTGGGACGATGCCAGATAACCAGTTCATCGAAAATGCAGACATTGGTTCTGGCAGATTTATAAGTCAAAATGATCTTAATGGGAGAAGAAAAGTTGCTGTAATAGGCAATAAAATGAAACAAGATCTTTTTAAAGATGAAGATCCCATTGATAAAAATATTCAAATCTTTGGTGTCACCTTTAAAGTGGTTGGTGTTTATTTTGATCCAGGAGGTGAGCGCGAAGAAAGTCAAGTATACCTTCCATTAACTACGGCTCAAATGGTTTTTAATGCAGGTGAAGATATTAGAAACATGTCTTTTACGGTTAAAATGGCTGATGATTTTGACGAAGCAGTGGCGCGATCAAATGCCATTTCTTTAGGGATTGAGCAACAGCTTAAAGAAATTCATACCGTCGCTCCAGATGATATGAGTGCAGTTCGTGTGAACAACACCTTAGAAGAAGCCCAAAAAATTTATTCCCTAATTGCCACTATTCAAGCTGTATTTTGGTTTGTTGGCATTGGTACTATTATAGCAGGTATTGTAGGCGTCGGTAACATCATGCTTATTATTGTAAAAGAACGCACTAAAGAAATTGGTATTAGAAAGGCACTTGGTGCCATGCCAATGTCTATCGTTAGCATGGTCTTACAAGAAGCGGTTTTTGTAACTATGTTTTCGGGATTATTTGGTCTTATCTTTGGGCTGGGACTACTCGAACTTGTAGGCCCAATGATTGACAGCGATTTTATAAAGTATCCACAAGTAGATTTTAATATTGCTTTGACCACAGTAATATTATTGGTCATAGCTGGTGCTGGGGCAGGATTTATACCGGCATACAGAGCTGCAAAGATCAAACCTATAATTGCCTTAAGAGACGAATAA
- the cyoE gene encoding heme o synthase: protein MFFAFPKLKGDYLFDFELPITNFQSIFANALKRLVLSTANSSLSLPILISDFKEITKMRLSLSVVFSAVAGYLLGAIVVDGFTLVMLSLGGYFMVGASNAFNQIIEKDLDILMDRTKNRPIPAGRMSVPAAFIIATVFTILGLVTLYIINERTAMYGAISIFLYTCVYTPLKTRTPLSVFVGAIPGAIPFMLGWVAARDEFGIEPGTLFALQFFWQFPHFWAIGWFLFDDYKKGGFFMLPTGKRDKGTAVQTIMYTVWTILVSVVPVFGITGDLKLSIVAGILVFALGLVMLLYAFELFKKRTAKAAKQLMLASVSYITLVQIIYVADKFIR, encoded by the coding sequence ATGTTCTTCGCATTTCCGAAGTTAAAAGGAGATTATTTATTTGATTTTGAATTGCCCATAACCAATTTTCAGAGTATCTTTGCAAACGCATTAAAAAGACTGGTGTTGAGTACCGCAAATTCTTCTCTTTCCCTACCTATATTGATTTCCGACTTTAAGGAAATCACAAAAATGAGATTGTCTTTAAGTGTCGTGTTTTCTGCGGTTGCAGGATATCTTTTAGGAGCCATCGTTGTAGATGGATTTACACTGGTCATGTTATCTTTAGGAGGTTACTTTATGGTAGGCGCCTCTAATGCATTCAATCAAATTATTGAGAAGGATCTAGACATCCTAATGGATCGCACCAAAAACCGACCCATTCCTGCAGGACGAATGTCTGTTCCTGCAGCTTTTATTATAGCTACCGTATTCACGATCTTAGGCTTGGTAACGCTTTACATTATCAATGAGCGTACGGCCATGTACGGTGCCATTTCCATATTTTTATACACCTGTGTTTATACGCCTTTAAAAACAAGAACACCGTTATCTGTGTTTGTTGGGGCCATCCCTGGAGCTATCCCTTTTATGTTAGGTTGGGTTGCCGCCAGAGACGAATTTGGTATTGAGCCAGGTACGTTGTTTGCTTTACAGTTTTTTTGGCAATTTCCTCATTTTTGGGCCATAGGCTGGTTTTTATTTGATGATTACAAAAAAGGAGGGTTTTTTATGTTACCCACAGGAAAACGAGATAAAGGCACGGCGGTACAAACCATTATGTATACTGTGTGGACGATTTTAGTGTCTGTAGTTCCTGTTTTTGGGATCACGGGAGATTTAAAATTATCTATCGTTGCCGGTATTTTAGTCTTTGCATTGGGCTTAGTGATGTTGCTTTACGCTTTTGAATTATTTAAAAAACGAACCGCAAAGGCTGCCAAACAGTTGATGTTGGCTAGTGTTAGTTATATTACCTTGGTACAGATTATATATGTTGCTGATAAATTTATAAGATAG
- a CDS encoding ABC transporter ATP-binding protein — MISIKDLHKSYHMGNNSLHVLKGINFEVKEGELVSIMGSSGSGKSTLLNILGMLDEADEGSYTLDNVPIKNLNEKIAAKYRNEFLGFIFQSFNLINYKSALDNVSMPLYYKGVKRKERTDRAMHYLEKVGLAQWSHHLPSELSGGQKQRVAIARALASDPKVLLADEPTGALDTKTSYEVMDLIQGINDEGKTILVVTHEHDIAQMTKRIVNLKDGVIIDDSVVEQIRASANV; from the coding sequence ATGATCAGCATTAAAGACCTCCACAAATCCTATCACATGGGAAACAATTCTCTTCATGTACTAAAAGGAATTAATTTTGAAGTAAAAGAAGGAGAATTAGTGTCTATCATGGGGTCTTCAGGATCAGGTAAATCTACACTTCTCAATATTTTGGGCATGCTCGATGAGGCTGATGAAGGGAGTTATACATTAGACAATGTACCTATCAAAAATCTTAATGAAAAAATTGCCGCCAAATACAGAAATGAGTTTCTAGGCTTTATTTTTCAATCCTTTAATTTAATCAATTATAAAAGTGCTTTAGATAACGTTTCTATGCCACTGTACTATAAAGGTGTAAAGCGAAAAGAGCGCACAGACCGTGCGATGCATTATCTTGAAAAAGTGGGCTTAGCCCAATGGTCGCATCATTTACCTAGTGAGCTTTCTGGTGGGCAGAAGCAACGTGTTGCTATCGCAAGAGCTTTAGCTAGTGATCCTAAAGTGCTATTGGCAGATGAGCCAACAGGAGCATTGGATACCAAAACCTCTTATGAGGTTATGGATTTGATACAAGGCATAAATGATGAGGGTAAGACCATTTTAGTGGTAACCCATGAGCATGACATCGCACAAATGACAAAGCGAATTGTCAATTTAAAGGACGGTGTTATTATAGACGATAGTGTTGTAGAACAGATAAGAGCTTCAGCAAATGTTTGA
- a CDS encoding cytochrome C oxidase subunit IV family protein: MAHAHKLEIFRGRLKFKSNQQKIWGVLILLSIITAIEVILGIYKPEVFMGDILGMKTLNWIFILLTIVKAYYITWDFMHMRDETPALRRMVVWTAVFLICYLVFILLQEGGYIESVYENGHIKRDF, from the coding sequence ATGGCACACGCACACAAGCTTGAAATATTTAGAGGTCGCTTAAAATTTAAGTCAAACCAACAGAAAATCTGGGGTGTTCTTATCCTTCTGTCTATCATTACAGCAATAGAGGTAATTTTAGGTATTTACAAGCCAGAAGTATTTATGGGAGACATCTTAGGGATGAAAACCTTAAATTGGATTTTTATCCTATTGACTATAGTTAAAGCCTATTATATTACTTGGGATTTCATGCACATGAGAGATGAAACACCAGCGTTAAGGAGAATGGTCGTTTGGACTGCTGTATTTCTTATTTGCTACCTCGTCTTTATCTTATTGCAAGAAGGTGGATATATTGAAAGTGTTTATGAAAATGGACACATAAAACGAGATTTCTAA
- a CDS encoding ABC transporter permease has protein sequence MFSKDRWDEILEALNANKFRTLLTAFGVFWGITILVLLLALTNGLKNGVTADFSGFATNSMFMWTQGTSMPYKGLPKGRYFNYKIDDVAAIKAEVPNIRYVSPRNSLGGYNGANNVTRGTKTGAFEIMGDYPEYINQQPMDILQGRFLSYSDIQTKRKICVIGTGVVRGLYDKDEDVLGSYIKVNGVNFLVVGTFKMSNSQGDGEQDASTIYIPFTTFGQAFNRGDQVGWMAITAEDGTSITSLKQQIFDLMKSRHTVHPDDDRAIGNFDLSEQFARVNGLFSILSFVGYFVGFLVLASGIIGINNIMLIVVQERTKEIGVRRALGATPWMIKGQILQESLILTILSGMVGVSFSAMIIWVMNSILDSAGPVDNFANPSVSLQVVFSAIIMLTVSGLLAGLIPASRATKMKPVDALRIE, from the coding sequence ATGTTTAGTAAAGACCGTTGGGACGAGATATTAGAAGCGCTTAATGCCAATAAGTTTAGAACACTACTAACGGCATTTGGTGTGTTCTGGGGCATTACCATTTTGGTGCTATTATTAGCGCTTACCAATGGATTGAAAAACGGCGTGACTGCAGATTTTTCAGGGTTTGCCACAAACTCTATGTTCATGTGGACCCAAGGGACTTCTATGCCTTACAAGGGCTTGCCTAAAGGCAGGTATTTTAATTACAAAATTGACGATGTTGCGGCTATCAAAGCAGAAGTTCCTAATATTAGATATGTGTCTCCCAGAAACTCTTTAGGAGGTTATAATGGCGCTAATAATGTGACAAGAGGCACCAAAACCGGAGCTTTTGAAATCATGGGTGATTATCCAGAGTATATTAACCAACAGCCCATGGATATCTTACAGGGACGTTTTTTAAGTTATTCAGATATTCAAACCAAACGAAAAATTTGTGTTATAGGTACGGGTGTTGTTCGTGGGTTGTACGATAAAGATGAAGATGTACTTGGATCATATATAAAGGTTAATGGCGTTAATTTTTTAGTGGTAGGTACTTTTAAAATGAGTAATAGTCAAGGTGACGGCGAACAAGATGCCAGTACTATTTATATTCCATTTACAACCTTTGGACAAGCATTTAACAGAGGCGATCAAGTCGGTTGGATGGCGATTACCGCAGAAGATGGAACATCCATCACTTCTTTGAAGCAGCAAATCTTCGATTTAATGAAATCAAGGCATACGGTACACCCTGATGATGATCGAGCCATTGGTAATTTTGATTTATCTGAACAATTTGCTAGAGTTAACGGTTTGTTTTCAATACTCTCATTTGTTGGATATTTTGTTGGGTTTTTAGTTCTAGCATCTGGAATTATAGGAATTAACAACATCATGCTTATCGTTGTTCAGGAGCGCACAAAAGAAATAGGTGTTCGTAGAGCCTTAGGAGCAACACCATGGATGATCAAGGGACAAATTTTACAAGAAAGCCTCATACTAACAATACTTTCAGGTATGGTAGGTGTGTCTTTCTCAGCAATGATTATTTGGGTGATGAACAGCATTTTGGATAGCGCTGGTCCTGTAGATAATTTTGCAAACCCAAGCGTTAGTTTGCAGGTTGTATTTTCAGCAATAATCATGTTAACGGTTTCAGGACTTTTAGCAGGTCTAATTCCAGCGAGTAGAGCCACTAAAATGAAACCTGTTGACGCTTTAAGAATAGAATAA
- a CDS encoding NAD(P)H-dependent glycerol-3-phosphate dehydrogenase produces MDSSLKYVVFGAGSWATAIVKMLCENLDEVGWYMRSVYTKEHLIKEQHNPSYLSSVEFKVDQLKLSNDINEMANYADVMIFVIPSAFIHAELEKLTTDISKKIIVSAVKGIMPETGKLVGEHFHDDYHIPFENIAVIAGPCHAEEVALERLSYLTISCADAEKAQHIADALSSDYINTKISDDVIGTEYAVMLKNIYAIAAGIAHGLGYGDNFQSVLMSNAIREMKRFIKKMHKMKRNINDSAYLGDLLVTGYSTFSRNRMFGNMIGKGYTVKSAQMEMSMVAEGYYATKSAHELNKKNKKKTQLPIVNAVYDILYENKNPKKVFQKLTEKLD; encoded by the coding sequence ATGGATTCCTCATTAAAATATGTCGTTTTTGGTGCTGGTAGCTGGGCAACAGCTATCGTTAAAATGCTTTGCGAAAATCTAGATGAAGTTGGCTGGTATATGCGCAGTGTTTATACTAAAGAACACTTAATCAAGGAACAACACAACCCTAGTTATTTAAGTTCTGTTGAATTTAAAGTCGACCAATTAAAATTAAGTAATGACATCAACGAGATGGCAAATTATGCCGACGTGATGATTTTTGTCATTCCCTCTGCTTTTATACACGCTGAATTAGAAAAACTCACCACAGATATCTCGAAAAAAATCATCGTATCTGCCGTAAAAGGCATTATGCCCGAAACCGGAAAATTAGTGGGAGAGCATTTTCATGATGATTATCACATTCCTTTTGAAAACATTGCGGTAATTGCTGGTCCTTGCCATGCTGAGGAAGTAGCTCTAGAGCGTCTCTCATACCTCACCATTTCTTGCGCAGATGCTGAAAAAGCTCAACATATTGCTGATGCACTGTCTAGTGATTATATCAACACAAAAATAAGTGATGATGTTATTGGTACCGAATATGCCGTGATGCTTAAAAACATTTATGCTATTGCTGCCGGAATAGCACATGGATTGGGTTATGGTGATAATTTCCAAAGTGTGCTTATGAGCAATGCCATTAGAGAAATGAAACGTTTTATCAAAAAAATGCATAAAATGAAACGTAACATTAATGACTCCGCTTATTTGGGAGATTTATTGGTAACCGGCTATTCTACATTCTCAAGAAATCGCATGTTCGGGAACATGATTGGAAAAGGCTACACTGTAAAGTCTGCTCAAATGGAAATGAGCATGGTAGCAGAAGGATATTATGCAACCAAAAGTGCGCACGAATTGAATAAGAAAAACAAGAAAAAAACCCAATTACCTATTGTAAATGCGGTTTATGATATTTTGTACGAAAACAAAAATCCTAAAAAAGTATTTCAGAAATTAACTGAAAAACTAGATTAG
- a CDS encoding DUF420 domain-containing protein, whose translation MKTRENPSEEKKYNKWIVLLSVVIPIVVAVLFSVKIPNVEPLTFLPMVYASVNAVTAIVLMSALLAIKNNKRRLHENLMKTAIGLSVAFLVMYIAYHMTSDSTKFGGEGLIKYIYYFILITHILLSIIVIPFVLITYVRAITNNFERHKKIARITFPIWLYVAISGVVVYVMISPYYPY comes from the coding sequence ATGAAGACAAGAGAAAATCCTTCCGAAGAAAAAAAATATAACAAGTGGATTGTATTATTGTCCGTAGTCATCCCTATTGTAGTCGCTGTATTATTTAGCGTAAAAATTCCCAATGTTGAGCCATTAACTTTTTTGCCAATGGTTTACGCAAGTGTTAATGCTGTTACCGCTATAGTCTTAATGTCGGCCTTGTTAGCCATAAAAAACAATAAACGCCGGTTGCACGAGAATCTCATGAAAACGGCAATAGGCTTATCTGTTGCATTTTTGGTCATGTATATTGCCTATCATATGACTAGTGATTCTACAAAATTTGGCGGTGAGGGACTGATTAAATACATCTATTATTTTATTCTGATTACTCATATTCTATTATCTATTATAGTCATCCCTTTCGTGTTGATTACTTATGTAAGGGCGATTACTAATAATTTTGAGCGTCATAAAAAGATTGCGCGTATTACCTTTCCTATTTGGTTGTATGTGGCGATTTCGGGAGTTGTGGTTTATGTTATGATTTCGCCTTATTATCCCTACTGA
- a CDS encoding SCO family protein yields MASKKTNYSYVGIAFILLVFGIIFIPRIIDRIKGGDITRDESRSKNVTKGSTDNLSDLLFLEINGEAKKVPPFEFVNQEGDTITNKDYENKVYVVEFFFTTCPTICPRMNRNLVQIQNTFSDFEDFGVASFTINPEHDSPEVLKAYAEKYGITNPNWNLMTGDQEEIYALANVGFNIYAGQNPEVDGGFEHSGNFALIDKNGFMRSRKDNFGNPKIFYKGIVSEEEQQDEDGETEEISMLKEDIAKLLKE; encoded by the coding sequence ATGGCCTCTAAAAAAACAAACTATTCTTACGTTGGTATTGCATTTATTCTCTTAGTGTTCGGGATAATTTTTATCCCAAGAATCATAGATAGAATTAAAGGCGGAGACATTACGAGAGATGAGAGTAGAAGTAAGAACGTCACCAAAGGCAGTACAGACAATTTATCAGATTTGCTTTTTTTGGAAATCAATGGAGAGGCTAAAAAAGTACCGCCTTTTGAGTTTGTAAACCAAGAGGGCGATACCATAACCAATAAAGACTACGAAAATAAAGTGTATGTGGTTGAGTTCTTTTTTACGACCTGTCCAACCATATGCCCAAGAATGAATCGAAACCTAGTGCAAATACAAAACACCTTTAGTGATTTTGAAGATTTTGGTGTGGCTTCCTTTACCATTAACCCAGAACACGATTCTCCCGAGGTTTTAAAAGCTTATGCTGAAAAGTACGGCATCACAAACCCAAATTGGAATTTAATGACGGGAGATCAAGAGGAAATTTATGCCTTGGCCAACGTTGGTTTTAATATTTATGCAGGTCAAAACCCTGAAGTAGATGGTGGCTTTGAGCATTCGGGTAATTTCGCACTTATTGATAAAAATGGTTTTATGCGTTCACGTAAAGACAATTTTGGGAACCCAAAAATTTTCTACAAGGGCATCGTAAGTGAAGAAGAGCAACAGGATGAAGATGGAGAAACTGAAGAAATAAGTATGTTGAAGGAAGATATCGCAAAATTATTGAAAGAGTAA
- a CDS encoding efflux transporter outer membrane subunit: MKNNNLYQFIGFGLMAIMLQGCFAAKEYERPTVEEIDTNLFRTDQLPQDSLSMADVSWKDMFNDPYLRQYIEEGLENNIDIRIAIQQMLATEAYLKQGKASFFPTLDAGATYTHQELSRNSQFGSFFSGAIDQYELSGSLSWEADVWGKIRSNKRAFQATYLQSIAAHQAVKTRLISDIASTYYQLLSLDAQITITKRSVAVRDSSVSTIKALKDAGQVNQVAVDQNIAQYNNARALLVDLEVAINRAENAMSLLLGKAPQTYERSTLDVQTIDTELKLGVPSSLLRNRPDVIAAEYNLVNRFELTNVARSNFYPSLTLTANGGLQSLELDKLFNANSLFATLIGNLAQPIFNQRRIRTQKEVADADQEQALLEFKRSLLVAGQEISNALYNYNAETRKYEFRQLEVEALRNAESNSNELLKNGFANYLDLLTARQSALNAELNVIDSRLQQLLSIVNLYEALGGGWK; the protein is encoded by the coding sequence ATGAAAAACAATAACCTATACCAATTTATAGGCTTTGGCTTAATGGCCATCATGCTACAAGGATGTTTTGCAGCAAAAGAGTATGAGCGTCCTACTGTTGAAGAAATTGATACAAATCTATTTAGAACAGATCAGTTGCCCCAAGATAGTTTATCTATGGCAGATGTGTCTTGGAAAGATATGTTCAATGACCCTTACTTAAGGCAGTATATAGAAGAAGGTCTTGAGAACAACATAGACATTCGTATTGCTATCCAACAAATGTTAGCAACAGAAGCTTATTTAAAACAAGGCAAGGCTTCGTTCTTTCCTACTTTAGATGCCGGAGCAACCTATACTCATCAAGAGCTGTCTAGAAATAGTCAGTTTGGATCTTTTTTTAGCGGCGCTATTGATCAGTACGAGCTCTCGGGCAGCCTGTCATGGGAAGCCGATGTTTGGGGTAAAATAAGAAGCAATAAAAGAGCATTTCAAGCTACCTATTTACAAAGTATTGCCGCGCATCAAGCGGTAAAAACACGTTTGATTTCTGATATTGCATCAACGTATTACCAGTTACTATCTTTAGATGCCCAGATCACGATAACTAAGAGAAGTGTTGCGGTTAGGGATAGTAGTGTGTCTACCATCAAAGCATTAAAAGATGCCGGACAAGTAAATCAAGTTGCCGTAGATCAAAATATTGCCCAATATAATAATGCAAGAGCGTTATTGGTAGATTTAGAAGTGGCCATAAATCGGGCAGAAAACGCCATGAGTCTTCTATTGGGTAAAGCACCGCAAACCTATGAGCGAAGCACACTAGACGTGCAAACCATAGATACCGAGCTCAAGTTGGGTGTGCCTTCGAGTTTATTACGAAATCGTCCAGACGTGATTGCTGCAGAATATAATTTGGTAAATCGTTTTGAGCTTACAAATGTTGCAAGAAGTAATTTCTATCCGTCTTTAACCTTGACTGCCAATGGCGGACTTCAAAGTCTAGAACTCGATAAACTATTTAATGCGAACTCTCTCTTTGCAACTCTTATTGGTAATCTAGCGCAGCCTATTTTTAATCAACGTCGTATTAGAACTCAAAAAGAAGTGGCCGATGCAGACCAAGAACAGGCCTTGTTAGAGTTTAAACGTTCTTTATTAGTGGCAGGTCAAGAAATATCGAATGCACTCTATAATTACAATGCCGAAACTCGTAAATATGAATTCCGTCAACTGGAAGTAGAGGCCTTACGTAATGCTGAAAGTAACTCTAACGAGCTCCTAAAAAACGGTTTTGCAAACTATTTAGACCTCTTGACCGCAAGACAAAGTGCTCTTAATGCAGAACTTAATGTTATAGATAGTCGTTTGCAGCAATTATTGAGCATCGTTAACCTTTATGAAGCACTTGGCGGTGGTTGGAAATAA
- a CDS encoding cytochrome c oxidase subunit 3 translates to MDLTQGTLEEKNERAKRMMLWFGIISLVMSFAGLTSAVLVSRKREDWLEDFIMPNAFLISCVLIVISSITFIIAKRALKSNNRSLTTAMLLVTFGLGIAFIFSQIQGFEEIIAGGYNFTGPTSNVTMSFIYVIAAVHILHVFAGLISILVVIYNHFKQKYNAESMLGLRLSATFWHFIDILWLFLFLFLSYVV, encoded by the coding sequence ATGGACTTAACTCAAGGAACTTTAGAAGAAAAAAACGAACGCGCAAAACGGATGATGCTTTGGTTTGGTATCATTTCATTGGTCATGTCTTTTGCTGGCTTGACCAGTGCTGTTTTAGTAAGTAGAAAACGAGAGGATTGGCTTGAAGATTTTATAATGCCCAATGCCTTTTTGATAAGTTGTGTGCTCATTGTGATAAGTAGTATTACATTTATAATCGCAAAACGCGCCTTAAAATCAAATAATAGAAGCCTAACAACAGCCATGTTATTAGTAACATTTGGCCTTGGTATTGCTTTTATATTTAGTCAGATTCAAGGGTTTGAAGAAATTATTGCAGGTGGGTACAATTTTACTGGACCTACAAGTAATGTCACCATGAGTTTTATCTATGTGATCGCTGCGGTGCATATTTTACATGTGTTTGCTGGCTTGATTTCGATTTTGGTAGTAATTTATAATCATTTTAAACAGAAATATAATGCAGAGTCCATGTTAGGGTTACGACTTTCGGCCACTTTTTGGCATTTCATTGATATACTGTGGTTGTTCTTGTTTTTATTCTTGTCTTATGTGGTTTAA